In Triticum aestivum cultivar Chinese Spring chromosome 5B, IWGSC CS RefSeq v2.1, whole genome shotgun sequence, the following proteins share a genomic window:
- the LOC123116461 gene encoding cytochrome b561 and DOMON domain-containing protein At3g25290, giving the protein MAMLVLALLPLFATSASAAGGCAAEASLSSPNGNAYAACSDLPRLGATVHWTYDRAAGSLSVAFVAAPAAPGGWVAWGLNPFGEGMAGAQALLAAPSSSSGAWAVRTYNISGYALGAPGPIAFPATGLAAELGADGRVRVSGTLSVGQGASVLNQVWQVGPTVSGDGIPAPHAMGGDNLAAKAKLDLVRQTSTSSDSGGSDLARERNIHGILNAVSWGLLLPMGAIFARYLKTFRSADPAWFYLHVTCQIIGYGVGVAGWATGINLGNASNGVTYGLHRSIGIAVFALATLQVFALFLRPRKDHKCRLYWNAYHHAVGYAVIILGIMNIFKGMAILGVEQRWRTAYVAAVWVLGAVAVTLEAVTWSVVIRRREAEQHGKTLHGAA; this is encoded by the exons ATGGCCATGCTCGTGCTCGCGCTACTCCCCCTGTTCGCCACGTCCGCGTCCGCGGCGGGCGGCTGCGCGGCCGAGGCGTCATTGTCGTCGCCCAACGGAAACGCCTACGCGGCCTGCAGCGACCTGCCCCGCCTCGGCGCGACGGTGCACTGGACCTACGACCGCGCCGCGGGGTCCCTCTCCGTCGCGTTCGTCGCCGCGCCGGCCGCCCCGGGCGGGTGGGTGGCGTGGGGGCTCAACCCGTTCGGCGAAGGCATGGCCGGGGCGCAGGCGCTGCTCGCCGCGCCTTCTTCCTCGTCCGGCGCGTGGGCCGTCCGGACGTACAACATCTCCGGGTACGCGCTAGGCGCGCCCGGGCCCATCGCGTTCCCGGCGACCGGCCTCGCCGCGGAGCTCGGCGCCGACGGCCGCGTCAGGGTCTCGGGGACGCTGAGCGTGGGCCAGGGCGCGTCCGTCCTGAACCAGGTCTGGCAGGTCGGGCCCACGGTGTCCGGGGACGGCATTCCCGCGCCGCACGCCATGGGCGGCGACAACCTGGCCGCCAAGGCGAAGCTGGATCTTGTCAGGCAGACCAGCACCTCCTCCGACTCCGGCGGCAGCGACCTCGCCAGGGAGCGCAAT ATCCATGGCATCCTCAACGCCGTGAGCTGGGGCCTGCTGCTGCCCATGGGAGCCATCTTCGCGAGGTACCTCAAGACGTTCAGGTCGGCGGACCCCGCGTGGTTCTACCTCCACGTCACCTGCCAGATCATCGGCTACGGCGTCGGGGTCGCCGGCTGGGCCACCGGCATCAACCTCGGCAACGCGTCCAACGGCGTCACCTACGGTCTCCACCGCAGCATCGGCATCGCCGTCTTCGCCCTCGCCACCCTACAA GTATTTGCGCTGTTCCTGAGGCCGAGGAAGGATCACAAGTGCCGCTTGTACTGGAACGCGTACCACCACGCGGTGGGCTACGCCGTCATCATCCTCGGCATCATGAACATCTTCAAGGGGATGGCCATCCTGGGCGTGGAGCAGCGGTGGAGGACCGCCTACGTCGCGGCCGTCTGGGTGCTCGGCGCGGTGGCGGTGACGCTGGAGGCGGTCACGTGGAGCGTGGTCATCAGGCGCCGCGAGGCCGAGCAGCACGGCAAGACCTTGCACGGCGCTGCCTAA